In the genome of Osmerus mordax isolate fOsmMor3 chromosome 10, fOsmMor3.pri, whole genome shotgun sequence, the window TGATCCAGAATCCTGGCGCATGGAGCGGAGACGCGAGTGACCACTTGCAGAGACGCGTACAAAAGATTATTGTAAAACTGTTCAAAGTTCACCAACTCGTGGGAGATGTATGAAATTTCGCCTATAAAAGTTTATCATATTTTATTACACGTCTTTCCGAAGTAATCTCAGAAGGAAAAAAATAAGTGAGATTGTATTTTATTCATCAACCCTCAATCTTATGACCTTGCGCATTAGCCTACTCATTATATCACAATCAGGATTAATAATGGTCTGATAAAACGTCTTCTACGTTCCACTCTAGTGATTCCATGTATCAGGGTGGTTCCAGCATACTGATTAAAATGAATCTCCATTTATATTTAGCCAACAGGGCTCATCTGCATCAGGAAAATACTCACAGTACTTACATGTCACACACTGCTATCAGAACCTTCCCTAGCCCTGCAGGCCCCCAGGCCTGTCCGTCTCAGTTTCTCCTTGAGGATGGGAACCCAGAccagccccaccaccacaaacatcagcccgatggacagacaggcaggggcgGTGGCGTGGGGTGTCTCCGTCACTCCCAGGTAGTGGAGCAGAAACAGAACAGCCCCCACACCAGACATCAGGCCCCCCATCACCATGACGATTATGGGCTTATGAAAGTAGGTCCAGCGGGGGGGTTCTGGAGTCGGACAGACGGTTCTGCCAGTAGAATGTTGTGATCCGGTGAGGTCAGTGTGCAGGGCAGTGTCTTCTGAAGTCATCCTTACAGGTTCTGTTCTGAAGAAGGACCGCACCACTTCTGTCTGGCCCCTTTTGCTGCAGGAGGGGCGGATTTTATTCCAAAAACAATAAAAGCAACGTCCAAACTACCATTACAGTGCAAGTTAGCATTCATTACATCCTGTTTGTCCTTCAGTTGATGCTCATTGGCTAGATATATCACTGACGCATCGATATTCACATCTACCAGTTGTCAAGATAGCAGTTAAAAATAGTTGAAGCCGAGTCTGTGGTCGACACTCGCCTCAGTGTTTACCTCTATCGTACCTACCCTCAGTTTACTTTCAACCCAGAAtattccagccagccagcctcaccgTCAACATAGACTTGGGAGTAGGAGGGGCCAATGAATACAGACCACCTGCTTGTGTCTCTGGTCTCAAATGACCACTGGTGTAGAAACATCAGTCATCTACAATAGACACCACCTACACTCGTATCACCACTAAACTGACTTCAACAGTCTGTCATAATTCTGCAAGCCATTATGGCTGTGGTACTTCAATAAAAAGCTTTCAGAATATCAATTATAAACCTTGATGAATACAAATTCTAAACAAACACTACCTTGTTgaagcaggcagacagcaggTGTACAGGCACGTTATGATCCTCACTGACAATAGAGTCATCCGATCCAGCCAGGCTCTGCTGACTGGTCTCCGAGGGTAAACACACCTCAAGGCTAACGCAGCCCTACGCAGTACAACACAATGCCTCAATAGGTAGGGGTGGAAAAAGGCTAGCACCACACAGCATACAATGAATGGTTGGAAATTATGAGTCTATGATATAGAATACATTACACACATCAATCATGTTTTAGTATCCTTTAATATACAACCTGGAATTATACAAAATATGTTTTGAAAAACAACCATTTAATTACCAGAAACGTTAGGACACAAATGACCTTTCATTATTTGCTCTGTTTCAACAAAGCCGTATGATTTTCATTTGTGGCTTTCATGGATACTGGTTGCGGAGCCTTGAAAAGACTAAACAGAACACCATTATGTAATGTTTATAACCAGTCCTGGGAGTCTACTTAACAAATGTCAGCATCCTTGACATCATTTGAATCTTTATGGTACAAAGTTCCTAACAAGCGAGGGAAAGggggacagacacaaacattagGATTTGACCACCTTCCTTTTGATTTTCTGGGAAGGGGGTCTTGTACCCTTCTTCTTGGCCATCTTGGCTTTAGCTTTCTGTCCTTTCTTCCCTACTGGTGGTTTAGGTGCCTTCTCCagtactttcttttttttgggtgGTGTCtattgggggagagaggaaagatttCAACCATTGTAGTTGTAGGTAAAATAACCTGACAATTTATGCACTGTAACATTTTTGTACTTGTAACATCGTTTTCTCTGTATGCAATAATATAAAGTGACACTGACCTGCAGTTTGGCCTTCTTGCTGGGCGTTACTATGGGAACCAGCTCTGGAATTTCCTCCTCTGCTTCCGTCTTCTCTGTGGACGTCTTCTGCTTCTTGGCTCTCTGCAGCTTGCTGGAGGCCTTCTATagccacacagaaaaacacacggTTATCAGTAGGAGAATAAGGCAAGCTCAAACACTTCCAGTCAGTCTCCCCCTtatgcacacacgcagacaacaATATCTCGATTATTttagtcacacacaccttggcCTTCCTGGCCTCCCTCTGTGCATCCTCGATTATAGTCAGGTGACTAAGATCAGACGTGTAGATGGGCAGAGCCACAGAGGATTGGCTCTTCAGGTGGATTACCTTGATTCCCTTTCCTTTCTGCGAAAAAAAGGCTGGTCAGTTCACTCTCCATCCAAAACGTTTTGACTGGTGGTGATACCCATTCACGTGGCAAATGTTGGCTTGGAACTCACCAGGCGTAGTTTGTTGACGACTGTGCTGACTGTGGCCTCAATGTTCTCAGTCACCTCCTCCGTGGTCATCCCAGAGTGGGCCACACGAGCCATGCTACAATAATGAAGAAAAACACATTACAAGAGGATTGGTTGCATGATCTGAGCTTGGAGTGCACAACAGAAGAACTTTTAATTTATCTTTCTGTAAAACAGGAGAAAAGACCTCCATAGTTTCATGTTCCAAAACTGCCTGATTGCTACTGTGTTTCAAAGTTGTAGAGACAGGCTCCACTGGAAGAGGGAGGTCCATCTGGATATACTTTGAATCTCTGTGGCACCGGCATTGCCCGTGTCCAACACTGACACTGGAGGACAGGGTTTGCTGGGGTGCTGCTTATGGAACTGTTGTAAGATGTACTGTGTAGGTAACATTCATGTCTGTGTTCAAGTTGTGTCTCCAGTGACCAGGAGCAGTGTGACGGCTCACCAGCAGCTGCCCTTCTTGGACACCTTCATGGTGGAGCCCTGGATAAGTCTCTGGATGTCTCTGGCCAAATTTTTGCTCTGCAGGTTCACTGATAGAGGATCCCTATTCAGAGAAAACAAGTCATCATTCAGAGCATTGTATTCCATTGAGGAGCAATTTATGTCCCATCATTTAACGATCCTTTCCCCTGTAAATCTGTGTCCCGATTCCAGGATGCAAGAATATACAAACATAACCACTCTAGGACCTGCTAACATGGGTGCATACACAGTAGCACAGCTGAAGTTGGACTCACTTCTTCCTTTCATAGAAGTGTTTGCCAATGTGGGAGGTCAGCAGGCGGCGTATACGGtcatcagaaaggaacatctcaAAGTTCCCCAGCAGCTTGCGCTTGGCCTCATATGGCTTGTACTCTGTCTTCAACACTTTATACGGGATCACCTGGACAGGACACGtagaaagaaaaacaacatgTAGACTATAATCCTTTTTGGTACGTTactttatttaaaaatataaaCATGCTTTGTTTCAAAGTTGTAGAGACAGGCTCCACTGCAAGAGGGAGGTCCATCTGGATATACTTTGAGTCTCTGTGGCACCGGCATTGCCCGTGTCCAACACTGACACTGGAGGACAGGGTTTGCTGGGGTGCTGTTGTTAATGTTATCAATAAATACCAACTTTTCATCTCCCCAAGTAGTGTGAGAAAGTACAAACTACAGATTCAGACTTCATGAAATACAACATACACCCTGCATTGTAAAGTCACTGCTCTGGGAGCATTTAGGCTTATGCAGCGGTAGATGAAACTCCAGCCGTGTGTTGGACTAGTACCTCTGTGATGTTCttgacacccctctcctccagcagcttCTTGTAGAACCGCTGGGTCTGATCAGAGGTCATTTTGGGCTCGTCTCGGGTGAACAGGCACACTTCATCTACATCTGAACGCAGACCATGAGGCAGGGGACTGGAGGATTACAACAAAGTATGGGTCAGTATTTGAACTGGTCGTTTAAAGATGAACTATGACACTTAAATTAAAAGTAAATTCTGGAAAACAGTTTGACAAGTGTCAGACGTTTGTGTATTAACCGTAAACCACATAGTTCGGTGGGCCATCTACATTGAGTTAGGTACACAATGCCTTGGACTAGGAGGATAGGGCTGGGTCTCACATGCGAATGGTTTGGGCCTGTTTAGGGATCTTCCAGAGGGTGAAGAGTAGGGAGAACTGATGGCTTTCCTCCAAAAGAGTGTCCTGGGTGGACGTGGTCTTCAGGAACGCCTGTAACGCCTGAACAGCTTTCTTCACCTGTGCGAGACACACAGTAAAACATGACACGTGAGGCATACTTGATCAAATTGTTAACCTAGCATGATTTATAAGACAGCTCTAAATGTTACTGCGTGGCATTGCAAATTGGATACTCAACTGATAAACCTACTGGACAAATATTAGTTTGCAAGCTAGCTGTTCTAGTCAAGATAATTCGTCCAGCTAACCTTAGCTAACtaggctagccagctagccaacATCCCAGTGTAGTTAAAATGAAGCGGAAAGTCAATACATCGCAAGCATTCTTATAAAATCTGTATTGGTAGATTCAGCAACATAGAACGACATATACATTTTTCCTGAAACTGAAGTTTGTACCTGCGCCTGGTCCAAGACTACATCTTCTACTTTCTCTGCCATGCCGCTTGCTTCACGTGGATGTGTACCGTAAAGGCGCATGCGCAGTTGTTCCTACGTCATTTAAAAAATTGAACTCTCCCAActttattcaaaaacaaacCATTGACACAATTGACTATCGTTTACCCCAAAACGAATATCTAGgtataatcaaaatatataattataacGGTTTAAAAAAAGTACATACACAGTCGTTTtatcaatttattttattttcattgtTGTTCACTGAAAATGacacgtttgtgtgtttgtgtatgagtgtcttgtgtgtgtgaatgcatgacCAATCTAAATGTCATGTTTCATAGTGCATCCATATAAAGTatttgaaatgcgtgtgtcgaTCACGATTAGGATTTTGGTTGGGGATACTTATGACCAAAACATTGTCCATTTGGCATTGTTTTCTTCAATGTTGTGATTTACTTTCAAATCATGATTACAGACTAACTGTGATCCACACACAATATCAGATCAATACCACTATTCCCAAACAAAGCACCTCTGCATCCATTCCAAAACAAATGTGGGCTAGCTAAACATGAGGTTGGCCAGAAAACAGGGCGTTAGTTAGCTACAATAGTGGCATAGCTGAGGTCTCAATATGAGAAAGCTGACACACTGGACTGGTCTTGCGATTAGTATTGTTCCTCATAAAAACTGATtcagtctttctttttttctttcacatttgtgttctcctcttcctcatccccctccataGATAacggtgtgtaagagagagagagaggctagttGGGTCTGCTGCTTTCTCCTCGATCAAAACACCCGTTCCAGGATCTCCAGGATGCTGTCCTTTAGTCCTTCTCTGGTACCAGCTTCAACACTTTGCCTATAGCAATGGTTTTACCTGCAAGGAAATAGAA includes:
- the rsl1d1 gene encoding ribosomal L1 domain-containing protein 1, producing the protein MAEKVEDVVLDQAQVKKAVQALQAFLKTTSTQDTLLEESHQFSLLFTLWKIPKQAQTIRIPLPHGLRSDVDEVCLFTRDEPKMTSDQTQRFYKKLLEERGVKNITEVIPYKVLKTEYKPYEAKRKLLGNFEMFLSDDRIRRLLTSHIGKHFYERKKDPLSVNLQSKNLARDIQRLIQGSTMKVSKKGSCCMARVAHSGMTTEEVTENIEATVSTVVNKLRLKGKGIKVIHLKSQSSVALPIYTSDLSHLTIIEDAQREARKAKKASSKLQRAKKQKTSTEKTEAEEEIPELVPIVTPSKKAKLQTPPKKKKVLEKAPKPPVGKKGQKAKAKMAKKKGTRPPSQKIKRKVVKS